The genomic interval GCCCGACACGCCCGCCTGCTGGGCCGTCTCGAACCTCTCGCGGAGGTCGGCTTCGAGGTCGTCGTCCTCGGTCGCGGCCCGAACCGCGTCCGGGTCGACGCCCGCGTCGTCGGCGATGTCGGCCAGCACGTCCGGGTCGCCGATGTCCCGGCCCTCTCGCCAGAGCGCCTCGAAGACGGCCTCGTGGAATTCGAGGAAGGTCTCGCGGTCGTACTCGCGCCGGACGTGGAGGGCGGCCTGCTGGGCGTCCCACGAGTCCACGTCGAGCGAGAAGTCAAGCGTCATCTCCGCGTCGTATCGCTCTTTCAGGCGCTCGACGTTCTCGCGGACCTGCGCGAAGTAGTCGTCGTCCTTGCCGTCCTCGACGTCGTGGTCGATGGTGCCGTCGGGTCGGCGCTTGTACCCCCGGAGGTCGTAGAAGCGCCACTCCACCCTCGGCGGGTCGTCGGCCGATTCGAGGTACTCCTCCATCGCGGCCTTGCCGAGGTAGCAGAACGGGCAGACGTAGTCGGAGTAGACTTCGAGCGCGTCGTCGGCGGATGGCTGGCTCATGACCCGCAGTAGGGACCCGACACGGAAAAGTCGACCACCGGCGACCGGAATCGCCGGTTTCGGCTCACGATTCCCCCGGGTCGGTCGCGGGGCGATGGGTCTCGAACGCCGCGTGAACGTCGGCCCAGTCGAGCGGGGGTTCGAGGTCGGCGGTCTCGTCCTCGAACGCCCCAAGGTGTCCACCGAAGCGTTCTTCCCACTCGGGTCGAGCGAGGTCGTCGAGCCGGTCACCGACCTCCGACGTTCGCGTGTCGAGGTCGTCGAGCCGGTCGTCGAGTTCGACCAGTCGGTCGCCGCCGGGGTCCTCGCGGTCGGCCCACGTCCGGAGGTCGGCGAGTTCGGCCCGGGAATCGTCGAGCAGGAGCCCCACCACGCGGTGGCGGAGTCGCGCGTCGGCCCACGCGGCGCCGACGCCGTCGCCGTCGCCGTCGGACCCCTCGGCCGGTCGCCCGGCCGCCACCGCCTCGACCGTCGCCGTCAGGTCGGCGAGCGACTCCTCGACCGCGTCGATGTCGGCTTCGAGTTCGCTGTAGCGGGTCTCCGGGTCGGTGAGCCACCGCTCGAACGATTCGAGATCGGTCGAGAGTTCGTCGGCTGCCCCGTGGACCGCCGCGGCGTCGGCGGCGAGTCGCCGCCGGTCGGTCACCGCCTCGTCACCGGCGTCGCTGACCCGCTCGCACTCGACCAGCGCCCCGAGGTCGTCAGCGAGTTCGTCCCGCCTGTCGGTTATCGACGCCAGCCGCGACTCGTAGGCGTCGAGTCGCGTCGCGACGGCGTCGAGGTCGGGGACCGATTCGGCGGCCTCCCGGGCGTCCGACAGCGCCATGCTCGCCATCTCGGTGCGCGTCTCGGCGGTGGCGACAGCCATCGACGCGTCCCCGAGCGATTCGGCGGTGGCGTCCCCGAGCAGTCCGGTGGTGGCGTCGGCCGAACCCGGTTCGGCCGAATCGCCGTTCTCGCGGGTCATGTACCGGTGGTTGCGCCGACCGGCCGATATAGCTTCCGTCAGCTCCCTATATAGCGGTACGTGTCACAGGGGATCGGAAATAGCCGGGTTCGTACCGGTCTGTCGAATCAGAGCCGAATATATCGAGATTGAGACACCCGTACCACCCGATTCGGGTATTATAAACCGCTTTAGTAGTCTCTCCCGGCCATTCACCCGATGACGCAAGACACGGAGCGTCTGACCGACGTGGTATCGCGGCGGAAGTTCATCGCGGCGTCCGGTGCGGTCGGCGCGACCGCTCTGGCGGGGTGTTCGGGAAGCTCGGGAGGTCAAGACACGACCGAGGGGAGCGACGACGCTGGGAGCGACGAGGAATCCACCGAAGAGCCCACCGAGCAAGAGGACCAAGAGGAGGACTCCGAGTCCGGTAGCGAGGAGCCGCTGACCGCCGACGGGTCCTCGACGGTGTATCCAATCACGAGTCAGGCGGGGTCGCTCTGGAACGGCAACGCGCCCGCCGACGACGGGGAATACTGGGGCTCGAACGGCGAGGCGTCCGTCCCGGGCTGGGACCAGATCGAGACCGACAAGAACATGGCCGACTACTGGGCGGGCCTCTACGGCTTCGAGCCCAGCGGTGAGGAGGGCACGCCGCCGTTCTTCACGAGCATCGGTCTGAACCACACTGGGGTCGGCCTCGAAAAACTCGAGAAGGGGCAGGTGGACATCGGCGACGCGAGCGCCCCGGTCAGCGCGGAGTTCCCCGACCGCAGCGAGGAGGAACTCGAACCGTTCACCGACCACGTAGTCGGCGTCGACGCCCAGCCCATCGTCGTCAGTCAGGAGGTCTACGACGAGGGCGTGACCGAGCTCACGCTCGAAGACGTCCAAGCCATCTACCGCGACGAGATCACCAACTGGTCGGAGCTCGGCGGTCCGGACCGCGACATCCAGGCCATCGGCCGCGCGGAGGGGTCGGGAACCGACACCTCGTTCCGCAACAACGTTCTGGGCGACCCCGACGCCGAGATGCCCGGCGTCGACAGCCGCCACGGCCAGAACCAGCAAGTCAAGACGGTGGTCCAAGAGGCCGACAACGCGCTCGCGTACATCGCGCTCGCTTTCGTCGACGACACGACTCCCGCAATCGATCTCGAAATCGACGGTGAACGGTTCGAGTTCCCCGACGACTTCGGGTCGCTCGACTACCCGCTCTCGCGCGCGCTCCACACCTATACGTGGGACGGGACCTCCGAGAAGGAGGCGTCGTTCATCCGGATGCTCCTGCACGACTTCGGTCAGGAGATGTTCGTCGAGTCGGCCGACTATCTCGGAATCACGGACGACCGTCGCGAGGAGGAACTCGACAAGCTCCCCGAGCCGACGAACTGAGTCGGACGACCGAACATCGCGGTATTTGTTACAAACGGACACAATAAATGACCGATTCATCGATTCTCGGGGGCGACGTGCGGATTCGACGGCTGTTGGAGGCTCGGGGGGAGGCCGCCGGACTGCTCGCTGTCGGAGGGGTCTGCCTGCTCGCGGCCTTCGGGCTGTTCGTGCTGAACTCGACCGCCGCCGTGTTCCCGCTCGCCGGGTTCCTGGCCGCGACCGGCTACGGGTGGTACGCCCATCAGGCCGAGACCGCCCGCGCGCTCGCGTTCCTCGGGACGGTCTCGACCATCGTCGTCCTCGGACTCATCACGGTGTTCGTGTTCCTCGAAGCGCTTCCGGTGTTCCAGCGCATGGGCCTCGGGCTGTTCGGGTACACGGACCCCATCGAGGTGTTCGGCGTCACGCTGTTGCCCGGCGTCGAGTCGTACTGGAGCACGAGCGAACACGTCTACTCGCTGGTACCGATGGTCTGGGGGACGCTCGTCACGACGCTCATCGCGACGCTCATCGCGGGTCCGCTGGGCATCGCGGCGGCGGTGTTCCTCGCGGAGATCGCGCCGTCGCTCGTCCGGGAGACCGTCAAGCCCGGCGTCGAGATACTCGCGGGCATTCCCTCCATCGTGTACGGCTACCTCGGGTTCGTGACGCTCAACTCGTTCCTGTACGAACACCTCGAGATGGCCAACCTCGGGAGCCTGTTCCTCGTCGGGCTCGTCATCGGGCTGATGGCGCTCCCGACGGTCGTCTCGGTCGCCGACGACGCGCTCACGAGCGTGCCAGCGAGCATGCGAGACGGCTCGATAGCCATGGGCGCGACCGACTGGCAGACGATACGGAGCATCACGCTCCCCACGGCGCTGTCGGGGGTGTCGGCGGCCGTCCTGCTCG from Halorussus salilacus carries:
- a CDS encoding substrate-binding domain-containing protein, translated to MTQDTERLTDVVSRRKFIAASGAVGATALAGCSGSSGGQDTTEGSDDAGSDEESTEEPTEQEDQEEDSESGSEEPLTADGSSTVYPITSQAGSLWNGNAPADDGEYWGSNGEASVPGWDQIETDKNMADYWAGLYGFEPSGEEGTPPFFTSIGLNHTGVGLEKLEKGQVDIGDASAPVSAEFPDRSEEELEPFTDHVVGVDAQPIVVSQEVYDEGVTELTLEDVQAIYRDEITNWSELGGPDRDIQAIGRAEGSGTDTSFRNNVLGDPDAEMPGVDSRHGQNQQVKTVVQEADNALAYIALAFVDDTTPAIDLEIDGERFEFPDDFGSLDYPLSRALHTYTWDGTSEKEASFIRMLLHDFGQEMFVESADYLGITDDRREEELDKLPEPTN
- the pstC gene encoding phosphate ABC transporter permease subunit PstC yields the protein MTDSSILGGDVRIRRLLEARGEAAGLLAVGGVCLLAAFGLFVLNSTAAVFPLAGFLAATGYGWYAHQAETARALAFLGTVSTIVVLGLITVFVFLEALPVFQRMGLGLFGYTDPIEVFGVTLLPGVESYWSTSEHVYSLVPMVWGTLVTTLIATLIAGPLGIAAAVFLAEIAPSLVRETVKPGVEILAGIPSIVYGYLGFVTLNSFLYEHLEMANLGSLFLVGLVIGLMALPTVVSVADDALTSVPASMRDGSIAMGATDWQTIRSITLPTALSGVSAAVLLGVGRAIGETMAATVILGHSQRLPEPLQDVFDNTETLTSLIASQYGNADGLHMNALFTAGVVLFLTVLGLSVVARRIEIRMQRKLGGNE
- a CDS encoding DsbA family oxidoreductase, whose translation is MSQPSADDALEVYSDYVCPFCYLGKAAMEEYLESADDPPRVEWRFYDLRGYKRRPDGTIDHDVEDGKDDDYFAQVRENVERLKERYDAEMTLDFSLDVDSWDAQQAALHVRREYDRETFLEFHEAVFEALWREGRDIGDPDVLADIADDAGVDPDAVRAATEDDDLEADLRERFETAQQAGVSGIPTFVYEGHAARGAIPPEQFRRLVDGA